CGTCTCTGTCGGCTGGAACTTTTCGGTTCGAATCCCCATTCGGACGACTTCGACAGTGGCGTCTGGGTCAATCTCGGCATCAATAAACCGTTTATTGTATTCGGAGATCGTGAAAACTGAGTCGAACACGTCACACGTAATCTTCAATGCCTCCTCGTCCGGCGAGGCGTAAAGGTCGTACGCGTGCGTCGTAAGACTCGAGGTTGCGCCGCCGGCGTCGGCAACCAGTGCGGCAGGAATCTTGTTCCACCGAGCGAAGTGCGAGTGGACGTGATCGATGTCGTACGGAAGTGTCTCGATGAAGTCCAGACACTGCTTCGTGAGATATCGGGTTCCGAACCGTCGCCGCGGACGGCGAAAGAACGGTTCGTACGAGACGCGATCGTCGACGATGCTCCGGGAGAGCGTCTTGGGAACGGACGTTACCGACGGTTCGTCAGCGTACGCAACCTCGATATCAATGTCGTTCAACTCGTCGTGTTCGACGTCTGTGTCGGGTTCGTTTAGCGAGAATACGGCGACGTTGTGTCCATTCTGGACGAGGTAGTGGATCTCGTTGAGGACAAAACTCTGCGAGAGCTTGGGAAACCAGTCGAGATAGTACAATACGTTCACGGCTTCGTTCTCTCCACTCTGGGTTACCGATTTGACCCCAGGGATATAATAACTGTTTTCTCAATCGCAATAGTTCGCTTTGCTATCGTAGTGGTGAGAAAGATCGTATGAAACATAAACGCATACTTGTAACCGGTGGGGCGGGGTTCGTCGGCTCACACCTCGTTGAACGGCTGGTCAAATCGAACGAGGTCACTGTCGTCGATGACTGCTCGTCTGGACAGGCGAACTGGGTTTCCGACGACGCGACTCTGGTCCGGGGTGATCTCCGTGATCAAACTGTTGTGTCGGATGTCCTCTCGTCGGGATTCGACGTCGTCTTCCACCTGGCCGCATCGAAGGCAGTCAATTCGGATCAGCCGCGTAAACAATTCGAATTCAACACGAAGATCACGCACAACATCCTCGAAGCTATGCGGGAACATGACGTCGGTGAACTCGTTTATACTTCTTCTTCGACGGTATACGGCGAAGCGCCTCGACCGACGCCCGAAGATTATGCCCCGCTCGAACCGATCAGTTTGTACGGTTCCTCGAAGCTGGCTAACGAGGGACTGTGTTCGGCGTATGGCCACTCCCACGGCCTATCCGTCTACGCATTCCGGTTCGCTAACGTCGTCGGCCCTCGGCTTCGTGGCGCGGTCATCCCAGACTTTATCGAGAAACTCACACGGGACCCCGAGCAACTAGAGATACTTGGGAACGGTCGACAGAAAAAGTCGTATTTGCACATCGACGACTGTATTGAGGGAATGCTCACTGTCTTTGAACAAGCGGACGAGCCGATGAATATATATAACCTCGGGACGCGAACGACGACTTCTGTAAACAGAATCGCCGATATCGTCAGTGAGGAACTGGATTGTGATCCCGAGTATCAATATACAGGGGGAGACCGAGGATGGACAGGTGACGTGCCGAAAATGCGCCTCTCGATTGAGAAGGCCTCTGCGCTCGGCTGGTCACCGTCCTTGACCAGCGATCAGGCGGTGCGGACGGCCACGCGAGAGCTGATTGAAGAGTTCGAATGAGCCGACCGACTGTCGAAATAGTCGTCCCCGTCTACAACGACCCCGAGGGCATCCAGACTACCCTCGAGTCCCTCCTCACCCAAACCACCACCCACCAGATAGTCGTCGTCGACAACGACTCCACCGACCGCACCCCGAATGTCGTCCGCGCCTACGAAAAAGACCACGACCACCTCACACTCTGCCACGAACGCGAGATCCAGTCCTCCTACGCCGCCCGCAACACCGGGATCCGAAACACCGACAGCGAAATCCTCGCGTTCGTCGATGCAGACATGACCGTCCCCGAGGACTGGCTCGAGTCCGCCCTCCAGACCCTCCAGTCCACAGACGCCGACTACGTGGGCTGTAACGTCGAGCTCACCCTCCCCGAGAACCCACCCCTCCCGGCTCGCTACGATCACCACACGGGCTTTCCCGTCGAAGGCTACCTCGAGTCCCAACACTTCGCCCCGACATGCTGTCTGTTCGTCCGACGAGCCGTCTTCGAGGACGTGGGCCTGTTCGACCATCGCCTCGAGTCCGGCGGGGACAAGGAGTTCGGCAATCGGGTCTACGAGGCCGGGTACGACCTCCACTTCGCCGAAGATGTGACGAT
This portion of the Natronobeatus ordinarius genome encodes:
- a CDS encoding glycosyltransferase → MNVLYYLDWFPKLSQSFVLNEIHYLVQNGHNVAVFSLNEPDTDVEHDELNDIDIEVAYADEPSVTSVPKTLSRSIVDDRVSYEPFFRRPRRRFGTRYLTKQCLDFIETLPYDIDHVHSHFARWNKIPAALVADAGGATSSLTTHAYDLYASPDEEALKITCDVFDSVFTISEYNKRFIDAEIDPDATVEVVRMGIRTEKFQPTETPDEPRLLTIARFVEKKGIEYALNAVAAVVDDYPELDYRIIGSGPRKQRYEEVIAEEGIEDNVTFLGSVSDDQLIDELDRAKAFLLPCVVAKDGDRDGIPVVLMEAMAMETPVVSTPVSGIPELIKHEEDGLLCFERSISDIEGAIKRCFEKPDERTRMGQNARDTVMDKHATDVVAASLEDFFDR
- a CDS encoding glycosyltransferase, with the translated sequence MSRPTVEIVVPVYNDPEGIQTTLESLLTQTTTHQIVVVDNDSTDRTPNVVRAYEKDHDHLTLCHEREIQSSYAARNTGIRNTDSEILAFVDADMTVPEDWLESALQTLQSTDADYVGCNVELTLPENPPLPARYDHHTGFPVEGYLESQHFAPTCCLFVRRAVFEDVGLFDHRLESGGDKEFGNRVYEAGYDLHFAEDVTMYHPTRNSLRAHIKKDRRVGRGLCQLQRYHPDRYGTPGVPPRPSGIKRPERDLPTKDRLAFGALSRLLTAVRGLGYYEEYLTGDRREDLEVVPRVET
- a CDS encoding NAD-dependent epimerase/dehydratase family protein, with protein sequence MKHKRILVTGGAGFVGSHLVERLVKSNEVTVVDDCSSGQANWVSDDATLVRGDLRDQTVVSDVLSSGFDVVFHLAASKAVNSDQPRKQFEFNTKITHNILEAMREHDVGELVYTSSSTVYGEAPRPTPEDYAPLEPISLYGSSKLANEGLCSAYGHSHGLSVYAFRFANVVGPRLRGAVIPDFIEKLTRDPEQLEILGNGRQKKSYLHIDDCIEGMLTVFEQADEPMNIYNLGTRTTTSVNRIADIVSEELDCDPEYQYTGGDRGWTGDVPKMRLSIEKASALGWSPSLTSDQAVRTATRELIEEFE